In Drosophila yakuba strain Tai18E2 chromosome 2R, Prin_Dyak_Tai18E2_2.1, whole genome shotgun sequence, a single genomic region encodes these proteins:
- the LOC6531467 gene encoding splicing factor YJU2 — protein MSERKVLNKYYPPDFDPSKIPRMKLAKNRQYTVRLMAPFNMRCKTCGEYIYKGKKFNARKEDVENETYLGIRIYRFYIKCTRCLQEISFKTDPQNTDYEIEAGATRNFMALKLAEEQARREEQELREEEANNPMKLLENRTQQSRNEIEMIESLEELRDLNRRQQTVDYNTLLQQYNTVETERERQEREEREDEDFIKSVNFRNKPEGSSRVVAEEIIEEVKEEPLEPLAAPPPAKQAKASTLSVSATSSSKASAAQSLVKRKAPLVLVKPKTTPVAKPVEPQSKEGNGTTQGESKPATTMTSVASAPPETKAANQPAAAPAGLSLLAAYSDSSEDSN, from the exons ATGTCCGAGCGAAAGGTCTTAAAC AAATACTATCCCCCGGACTTCGATCCGTCGAAGATTCCGCGCATGAAACTGGCCAAGAATCGGCAGTACACCGTGAGATTGATGGCTCCATTTAATATGCGCTGCAAGACCTGTGGGGAATACATCTACAAAGGCAAGAAGTTCAACGCTCGCAAGGAGGACGTGGAGAACGAAACCTACCTGGGCATTAGGATCTATCGGTTCTACATCAAGTGCACGCGATGCCTGCAGGAGATCTCCTTCAAGACAGATCCGCAGAACACGGATTACGAGATTGAGGCGGGTGCCACCAGGAATTTCATGGCTCTCAAGTTGGCCGAGGAGCAGGCACGCCGCGAGGAGCAGGAACTGCGCGAGGAGGAGGCCAACAATCCCATGAAGCTGCTCGAGAACCGCACCCAACAATCGCGCAACGAGATCGAAATGATCGAAAGCCTGGAGGAGTTGCGCGATCTCAACCGGCGCCAGCAGACAGTGGACTACAACACTCTGCTGCAGCAGTACAACACGGTGGAGACGGAGAGAGAGCGCCAGGAGCGGGAGGAGCGCGAAGACGAGGATTTCATCAA GTCTGTAAACTTTAGGAACAAACCAGAAGGAAGCTCCCGCGTTGTGGCCGAGGAAATCATTGAGGAGGTCAAGGAGGAACCGTTGGAACCACTGGCAGCTCCACCACCAGCCAAACAGGCCAAGGCCAGCACGCTAAGTGTTTCAGCCACATCATCCAGCAAAGCATCTGCCGCACAGTCCCTGGTCAAAAGAAAGGCTCCGTTGGTACTGGTTAAACCCAAGACAACTCCAGTAGCAAAGCCAGTTGAACCACAGTCCAAGGAAGGCAATGGAACGACGCAAGGCGAATCTaaaccagcaacaacaatgaccTCAGTGGCATCCGCACCACCGGAAACTAAAGCTGCAAATCAGCCAGCTGCCGCTCCAGCTGGACTTTCCCTCTTGGCTGCCTACAGTGACAGCTCAGAGGATTCCAACTGA